A window of Rhinolophus ferrumequinum isolate MPI-CBG mRhiFer1 chromosome X, mRhiFer1_v1.p, whole genome shotgun sequence contains these coding sequences:
- the LOC117025485 gene encoding melanoma-associated antigen 10-like, translating to MPVNQMNELGNLGEDHQDPREKQDLLEEQPFGAEEEESPSPSYFISPSPSVLFPHSPMAAGSLPHSSRGAYRSASAMEAIPWSQSEDEGSSSQDEEEPSASEVPKGASYSPRSTQRFTTNRLLAYLLLKYRAQEPTTQEEMLSIIREHEDRFPELLRQASLCLQLLFGIDVKEVDPSDYSYVMVPTLGLTYDGMGSDRCCMPKTGLLVMFLCVIAVEGECAPEERVWKALNDMGLHDGVENSIYGEPRELITKVWVQEQYVEYRQVANSDPARYEFLWGPRAHAETTKVKVLEFLHRHSTTDASSYPSLSEEAENSEEERA from the coding sequence ATGCCTGTGAATCAGATGAATGAGCTTGGCAACCTTGGGGAAGACCATCAGGACCCAAGAGAGAAGCAGGACCTGTTGGAGGAGCAGCCGTTCGGGGCTGAGGAGGAGGAATCCCCCTCTCCCTCCTATTttatctctccctccccctctgtCCTGTTCCCTCACAGCCCGATGGCTGCTGGGAGTCTTCCCCATAGCTCTCGGGGGGCCTATCGCTCCGCTTCTGCCATGGAAGCCATTCCATGGAGCCAGTCAGAGGATGAGGGCTCCAGCAGCCAAGATGAGGAGGAGCCGAGCGCCTCGGAGGTCCCGAAAGGGGCCAGTTACTCCCCGAGAAGCACCCAGCGTTTCACCACGAACAGGCTCTTGGCTTACCTGCTCCTGAAGTACCGTGCACAGGAGCCGACCACACAGGAAGAAATGCTGAGCATCATCCGAGAGCATGAGGACCGCTTCCCCGAGCTCCTCAGACAAGCGTCGCTGTGCCTGCAGCTGCTCTTTGGCATTGATGTGAAGGAAGTGGACCCCAGCGACTACTCCTATGTCATGGTCCCCACCCTGGGCCTCACCTATGATGGGATGGGGAGTGATCGGTGCTGCATGCCCAAGACCGGCCTGCTGGTCATGTTCCTGTGTGTTATTGCTGTGGAGGGAGAATGTGCCCCTGAGGAGAGAGTGTGGAAGGCGCTGAATGACATGGGGCTGCATGATGGGGTGGAGAATTCCATCTATGGGGAGCCCAGGGAGCTGATCACCAAGGTGTGGGTGCAGGAACAGTATGTGGAGTATCGGCAGGTGGCCAACAGTGATCCTGCTCGTTATGAGTTCCTGTGGGGTCCCAGGGCCCACGCTGAAACCACCAAGGTAAAAGTCCTTGAGTTTTTGCACAGGCACAGTACCACTGATGCCAGTTCATACCCATCCCTGTCCGAAGAGGCCGAGAACTCTGAGGAAGAGAGGGCCTGA